A window of Anaerohalosphaeraceae bacterium contains these coding sequences:
- the groL gene encoding chaperonin GroEL (60 kDa chaperone family; promotes refolding of misfolded polypeptides especially under stressful conditions; forms two stacked rings of heptamers to form a barrel-shaped 14mer; ends can be capped by GroES; misfolded proteins enter the barrel where they are refolded when GroES binds) → MAKQMMFQEQARAQLKEGLSRLAAAVKVTMGPTGKNVLLQKSYGSPKITKDGVSVSKEIELPEPFQNVGAKMVNQVASKTSDVVGDGTTTATVLAEAIYTEGLKYVTSGVNPVAIQRGITKAAEAAIEYIKSVSKPVKGHDDIARVGTISANNNPDVGEILAQAMDKVGKEGVIEVEEGKGMETELTVVEGMQFDKGYISPYFMTNPDTLECVLEDAYILLHEKKISNLRELIPLLEKIAHVSAPLLIVAEDVEGEALAALVINRLQGVLKVCAVKAPGFGDRRKAMLQDIGVLTGGQVITEDLGIKLEKIELSQLGRAKRVVVGKETTTIIEGAGKKKDIQARCDQIRHQIEKTTSDYDREKLQERLAKLTGGVAVIKAGAPTETEMKERKDLLEDALHAVKAAAEEGIVPGGGVVFLRAIAEVEKARAKAKGDEKIGYDILIEALKAPTRQIVDNGGGDGEVVVAELLEKGETIGYDALTGQYVDMFKAGIIDPAKVARTALQNAASVAGLMLTTNVVITELKEDKKENAVPGAVF, encoded by the coding sequence ATGGCAAAACAGATGATGTTTCAGGAACAGGCGCGAGCCCAGCTGAAAGAGGGGTTGTCCCGTCTGGCCGCGGCGGTAAAGGTCACGATGGGACCGACCGGCAAGAATGTCCTGCTGCAGAAAAGCTACGGCTCGCCGAAGATTACCAAAGACGGCGTATCGGTCAGCAAGGAAATCGAGCTGCCCGAGCCGTTCCAGAATGTCGGGGCCAAGATGGTCAATCAGGTGGCCAGCAAGACCAGCGATGTCGTCGGAGACGGTACAACGACCGCGACGGTTCTGGCGGAGGCCATTTATACGGAAGGACTGAAGTATGTGACGTCCGGCGTGAATCCTGTGGCGATTCAGCGGGGCATTACCAAAGCCGCTGAGGCCGCGATTGAGTACATCAAGTCTGTCAGCAAGCCGGTGAAAGGGCATGACGATATTGCCCGGGTCGGGACCATCAGTGCCAACAACAATCCCGATGTAGGCGAAATCCTGGCACAGGCGATGGATAAGGTCGGCAAGGAAGGCGTCATCGAGGTCGAAGAAGGCAAGGGAATGGAGACCGAGCTGACGGTAGTCGAGGGGATGCAGTTTGATAAAGGATATATTTCTCCGTACTTTATGACCAATCCGGATACCCTCGAATGTGTGCTCGAAGATGCCTATATCCTTCTTCACGAAAAGAAAATCAGCAATCTGCGGGAGCTGATTCCGCTGCTGGAAAAGATTGCTCATGTGTCTGCGCCTCTGCTGATTGTGGCCGAGGATGTAGAAGGCGAAGCGCTGGCGGCGCTGGTGATTAACCGGCTGCAGGGCGTGCTGAAGGTCTGTGCCGTTAAGGCGCCGGGCTTCGGCGACCGCCGCAAGGCCATGCTGCAGGATATCGGTGTTCTGACCGGCGGTCAGGTGATTACGGAGGACCTGGGCATCAAGCTGGAAAAGATTGAGCTGTCTCAGCTGGGCCGGGCCAAACGGGTGGTGGTGGGCAAGGAAACCACGACCATCATTGAAGGGGCCGGCAAAAAGAAGGACATTCAGGCCCGCTGCGACCAGATTCGTCATCAGATTGAGAAAACCACCAGCGACTATGACCGCGAGAAGCTCCAGGAGCGTCTGGCGAAACTGACCGGCGGCGTGGCCGTGATTAAAGCCGGTGCTCCGACGGAAACAGAGATGAAGGAACGCAAAGACCTGCTGGAGGATGCGCTGCATGCCGTCAAGGCAGCGGCCGAGGAAGGCATTGTGCCCGGCGGCGGTGTGGTCTTCCTGCGGGCGATTGCGGAGGTAGAAAAGGCCCGGGCCAAGGCCAAAGGCGATGAAAAGATCGGATATGATATTCTCATCGAGGCCCTGAAGGCCCCGACCCGCCAGATTGTGGATAACGGCGGCGGAGACGGGGAGGTTGTCGTGGCCGAACTGCTCGAGAAGGGCGAGACAATCGGCTATGATGCCCTGACGGGCCAGTATGTTGATATGTTCAAGGCCGGCATCATCGACCCGGCAAAAGTGGCCAGAACGGCTCTGCAGAATGCTGCTTCGGTGGCCGGTCTGATGCTCACAACCAATGTGGTGATTACGGAACTGAAAGAAGACAAAAAGGAGAATGCCGTGCCGGGTGCGGTATTCTAA
- a CDS encoding nucleotide exchange factor GrpE, translating to MPQKPDKQEKEKETTDAAAPELASLQEKCRALEEEKQKLFEQLQRLSADYANYQKRTARQIAEAVAYEKRTLLRSWLSSLDNLEHALAAAANQTGPDALAKLIEGIRMVYEHMLATLNSLGVRKMEALGQPFTPGPHEALMTCAQPEQADNIVLQVHQSGYLLGDEVLRPAKVIVNKLPSAPAAETPTEPAADDRKDAEQSKESSEES from the coding sequence ATGCCCCAGAAACCGGATAAACAGGAAAAAGAAAAGGAAACAACGGACGCTGCGGCGCCGGAACTTGCATCGCTTCAGGAAAAGTGCCGGGCCCTCGAAGAGGAAAAGCAGAAGCTCTTTGAGCAGCTTCAGCGGCTCAGTGCGGATTATGCCAATTATCAGAAGCGCACAGCCCGGCAGATTGCGGAAGCCGTGGCCTATGAGAAACGGACCCTTTTGCGGTCCTGGCTGTCTTCGCTGGACAACCTGGAGCATGCACTGGCTGCGGCAGCAAATCAGACCGGTCCGGATGCTCTTGCGAAACTGATTGAAGGGATTCGGATGGTGTATGAGCATATGCTGGCAACGCTGAACAGTCTGGGGGTTCGGAAAATGGAAGCGCTCGGACAGCCGTTTACGCCGGGACCTCATGAAGCGCTGATGACCTGCGCCCAGCCGGAACAGGCGGATAATATTGTCCTGCAGGTTCATCAGTCGGGGTATCTGCTGGGCGATGAAGTGCTGCGTCCGGCCAAGGTGATTGTCAATAAGCTTCCTTCAGCCCCGGCGGCGGAAACCCCGACGGAACCTGCAGCGGATGATAGGAAAGATGCCGAACAGTCCAAAGAGTCTTCTGAGGAGTCTTGA
- a CDS encoding zinc ribbon domain-containing protein encodes MPTYEYLCDSCGQTMEIFQSITESPRKKCPHCGKSKLKRLLGTGAGVIFKGSGFYQTDYRSDSYKKASEKDSPKPKSEKSAGSASTETKSAGKTAAASSE; translated from the coding sequence ATGCCGACGTATGAATATCTTTGTGATTCCTGCGGACAAACGATGGAGATTTTTCAGTCCATTACGGAATCTCCCCGGAAGAAATGCCCTCACTGCGGAAAGTCGAAGCTGAAACGGCTTTTGGGGACCGGAGCCGGAGTGATTTTTAAAGGCAGCGGTTTTTATCAGACGGATTACCGCTCGGACAGTTATAAGAAGGCATCTGAAAAGGACTCCCCGAAGCCGAAAAGCGAAAAATCGGCCGGTTCCGCTTCCACGGAAACGAAATCGGCCGGCAAAACAGCAGCCGCTTCCAGTGAATGA
- the dnaJ gene encoding molecular chaperone DnaJ codes for MAKRDYYEVLGVERNATPDEIKRAYRKMAIKYHPDKNPGNKEAEAKFKECAEAYEVLSDPEKRKRYDQYGHDGLRGVGVHDYSRMNVEDIGDMFGDIFGDIFGDIFGRRSRTGAARGPVRGYDLETTVELTLEEVARGTEKTIEFTRQDTCSDCRGSGVAQGKSPSRCPTCGGSGQVQRAGLGGFFQMVSTCPQCRGSGQIITDPCRTCRGTGTTPRQRTLTVKIPPGVHEGQGIRVSGEGEPGRFGGPHGDLYCYVRIKAHPFLMRNGSDLMVTVPLSFTQLTLGTTIDVPTLDGTRQLKIPPGTQHGSIFRVRGQGLPDLRTGVKGDLLVQTAVEIPRRITPEQERLLRQYAEIEAKQSGSESSSFFERIRKHFGG; via the coding sequence ATGGCCAAACGCGACTACTATGAAGTGCTGGGGGTGGAGCGCAACGCCACCCCCGACGAGATCAAACGCGCCTATCGAAAAATGGCCATCAAATACCATCCCGACAAAAACCCGGGCAACAAAGAAGCCGAGGCCAAATTCAAAGAGTGTGCCGAGGCCTATGAGGTTCTCAGCGACCCCGAAAAACGAAAACGATATGACCAGTACGGTCATGACGGGCTTCGCGGAGTCGGCGTCCACGACTACAGTCGGATGAACGTCGAGGATATCGGCGATATGTTCGGCGATATCTTCGGCGACATCTTCGGGGATATCTTCGGACGCCGGAGCCGAACCGGGGCCGCCCGAGGTCCGGTTCGAGGGTATGACCTGGAGACGACGGTGGAGCTGACCCTCGAAGAAGTCGCCCGGGGAACGGAAAAGACGATTGAGTTTACGCGTCAGGATACCTGCAGCGACTGCCGCGGCAGCGGAGTCGCTCAGGGAAAATCCCCGAGCCGCTGTCCGACCTGCGGAGGCAGCGGACAGGTTCAGCGGGCCGGTCTGGGCGGATTTTTCCAGATGGTCTCGACCTGCCCGCAGTGCCGCGGGAGCGGACAAATCATCACAGACCCGTGCCGAACCTGCCGGGGGACCGGAACAACGCCTCGGCAGCGCACCCTGACGGTCAAGATTCCGCCGGGGGTCCATGAAGGGCAGGGCATTCGTGTCAGCGGCGAAGGCGAGCCCGGCCGTTTCGGCGGACCGCACGGGGATTTGTACTGCTACGTGCGCATCAAAGCGCATCCGTTCCTGATGCGGAACGGTTCGGATTTGATGGTGACGGTGCCGCTGAGTTTTACCCAGCTGACGCTCGGAACGACGATTGACGTGCCGACGCTGGATGGAACGCGTCAGCTGAAAATCCCTCCGGGGACTCAGCACGGCAGCATTTTTCGGGTGCGCGGACAGGGACTGCCGGACCTGCGGACCGGCGTTAAAGGTGATTTGCTGGTCCAGACGGCGGTGGAGATTCCCCGCCGGATTACGCCGGAACAGGAGCGTCTCCTGCGGCAGTATGCCGAGATTGAAGCCAAACAGAGCGGTTCGGAGAGCAGCAGTTTTTTTGAGCGGATTCGAAAGCACTTCGGCGGATAA
- the tsaB gene encoding tRNA (adenosine(37)-N6)-threonylcarbamoyltransferase complex dimerization subunit type 1 TsaB, with protein MKEEPYLLAIDCSGRIGSAAVGQGPCLLAERVFSGKMRHSRELFVSLETVLKEAGCGLADIGAFCFTVGPGSFTGLRIAVTAAKMIHFARKIPLIAVNTLDTITYNATDYILKNEMAPSYLSVVLDAKHQSFFSAIYRWDKNKWIKHIGDMMIPGAQLVKQLVALGNCAVVGEGLLYHRELFQTAGIQIIPDAYWPASARAVLKAAYEKYCSGQFDNAFQLVPYYIRPPEITEKAKK; from the coding sequence GTGAAGGAAGAACCGTATTTGCTGGCGATAGATTGTTCGGGCCGCATTGGCTCGGCGGCAGTCGGGCAGGGGCCTTGCCTACTGGCTGAACGGGTCTTTTCCGGAAAAATGCGCCACAGCCGGGAACTGTTTGTGTCTTTGGAGACGGTTTTAAAGGAAGCCGGCTGCGGTTTGGCAGACATCGGCGCTTTCTGTTTTACAGTCGGTCCCGGCAGTTTTACGGGCCTTCGGATAGCCGTTACCGCCGCCAAGATGATTCATTTTGCCCGGAAAATCCCGCTTATTGCCGTCAATACGCTTGACACAATCACCTATAATGCGACAGATTATATCTTAAAGAATGAGATGGCCCCTTCTTATTTGTCTGTTGTTCTGGATGCAAAACATCAATCTTTTTTTTCTGCGATTTATCGTTGGGATAAAAACAAGTGGATAAAGCATATCGGAGATATGATGATTCCCGGGGCCCAATTGGTCAAGCAGCTTGTTGCTTTAGGAAACTGTGCAGTTGTTGGGGAAGGGCTTCTTTATCACAGGGAATTGTTTCAAACGGCCGGAATTCAAATCATTCCTGATGCATACTGGCCTGCCTCCGCAAGGGCCGTTCTGAAAGCGGCCTATGAAAAGTATTGCTCCGGTCAGTTTGACAATGCGTTCCAGCTGGTTCCTTATTATATACGCCCGCCTGAAATTACGGAAAAAGCAAAAAAATAA
- the groES gene encoding co-chaperone GroES, which produces MKLKPLDDRVVVKPQEAEEKTPGGIVLPDTAKEKPLMGKVIAVGEGKRLENGTRAKMSVSKNDIVLFGKYSGSDVEIDGVEYKILRESEILGVVEQ; this is translated from the coding sequence ATGAAGCTCAAACCACTGGATGATCGAGTTGTCGTAAAGCCTCAGGAAGCGGAAGAAAAGACCCCGGGCGGCATTGTGCTGCCGGATACAGCCAAGGAAAAACCTCTGATGGGCAAAGTGATAGCCGTTGGGGAAGGCAAACGGCTGGAAAACGGGACCCGGGCCAAAATGTCCGTGAGCAAAAATGATATTGTGCTCTTCGGCAAGTACAGCGGCAGTGATGTGGAAATCGACGGCGTGGAGTATAAGATTCTTCGCGAAAGCGAAATCTTAGGCGTTGTCGAACAGTAA
- the groL gene encoding chaperonin GroEL (60 kDa chaperone family; promotes refolding of misfolded polypeptides especially under stressful conditions; forms two stacked rings of heptamers to form a barrel-shaped 14mer; ends can be capped by GroES; misfolded proteins enter the barrel where they are refolded when GroES binds), whose amino-acid sequence MAAKQLAFESDARSALLAGVEKLAAAVRSTLGPRGRNAVIDKGWGGPTVTKDGVTVAEEIELLDKTENMGAKLVREAASKTSKVAGDGTTTATVLAEAIFKEAYKNLAAGADAMALNRGIQKAVAAAVEKLKSLAKPIDISKKDDIVNIAAISANNDFEIGKKMAEAFMRVGKDGVITVEEGRGLETTVEYVEGMQFDRGYLSPHFVTDPDHMVCELEKPYILVYEEKISNVAKLVPLLEEIARVKRPLLIIAEDVEGEALATLVVNKLRGILQVAAVKAPGYGDRRKAMLEDIAILTGAEPIFKDLGIELDRVRLSQLGQARKVTIDSENTTIIEGAGTQKAIQGRIAQIRSEIETTTSDYDREKLQERLAKLTGGVAQINVGAASEAEMKEKKARIEDALHATRAAIEEGIVPGGGVALVRCMEEVAKLDLKGDEKTGAEIVMNALKMPCYWIAENAGAVGALVVSKVAKGKGGFGYNADKDTYEDLLEAGVIDPVKVTRIALQNAASVAGLLLTTDCVVTEKPKDSKKGSKRDRFGGGPDMEDMDDMDMM is encoded by the coding sequence ATGGCAGCGAAACAATTAGCGTTTGAATCAGATGCCCGCAGTGCCTTGCTGGCCGGAGTAGAAAAGCTTGCTGCCGCGGTGCGGTCCACATTGGGGCCCCGCGGACGGAATGCCGTCATCGACAAGGGCTGGGGCGGCCCGACGGTTACCAAAGACGGCGTAACGGTTGCCGAAGAGATTGAACTGCTGGACAAAACGGAAAATATGGGGGCCAAACTGGTGAGGGAGGCCGCCAGCAAGACCTCAAAAGTGGCCGGGGACGGGACGACTACAGCGACGGTCCTGGCCGAAGCGATTTTTAAAGAGGCCTACAAAAATCTGGCCGCCGGAGCCGATGCGATGGCTCTGAATCGGGGCATCCAGAAGGCTGTGGCGGCGGCGGTGGAAAAACTGAAATCCCTCGCCAAACCCATCGATATTTCCAAAAAGGATGACATTGTCAACATTGCCGCCATCAGCGCCAACAACGACTTTGAAATCGGCAAAAAGATGGCGGAAGCGTTTATGCGGGTGGGCAAGGACGGCGTCATCACGGTGGAAGAAGGACGCGGCCTGGAAACTACTGTGGAGTATGTGGAGGGAATGCAGTTTGACCGCGGCTATCTTTCTCCGCACTTTGTCACGGACCCGGACCATATGGTCTGTGAGCTGGAGAAGCCTTATATTCTTGTCTATGAAGAAAAAATCAGCAACGTAGCCAAATTGGTTCCGCTGCTGGAAGAAATCGCCCGAGTGAAGCGTCCGCTTCTGATTATTGCGGAGGATGTGGAAGGCGAGGCGCTGGCGACGCTGGTGGTCAACAAGCTGCGCGGGATTCTGCAGGTGGCGGCGGTCAAGGCGCCCGGATACGGCGACAGACGAAAAGCGATGCTGGAGGATATTGCGATTCTCACCGGTGCCGAGCCTATCTTCAAGGATTTGGGCATCGAGCTGGATCGGGTTCGTCTGTCTCAATTAGGCCAGGCCCGCAAGGTGACGATTGACAGCGAGAATACAACAATTATTGAAGGGGCCGGCACGCAGAAAGCCATCCAGGGCCGCATCGCGCAGATTCGCAGTGAAATTGAGACTACCACGAGCGATTATGACCGGGAGAAGCTGCAGGAGCGGCTGGCCAAGCTGACCGGCGGTGTGGCGCAAATCAATGTGGGGGCCGCCAGCGAGGCGGAGATGAAGGAAAAGAAGGCCCGCATTGAAGATGCGCTGCACGCTACCCGTGCGGCGATTGAGGAAGGCATTGTGCCCGGCGGCGGGGTGGCCCTGGTGCGGTGCATGGAGGAAGTGGCCAAGCTGGACCTGAAGGGCGATGAGAAAACCGGGGCTGAAATTGTGATGAATGCCCTGAAGATGCCCTGCTACTGGATTGCGGAGAATGCCGGTGCCGTCGGGGCGCTGGTGGTCAGCAAGGTGGCCAAGGGCAAAGGCGGCTTCGGGTACAATGCAGACAAGGATACCTATGAAGACCTGCTGGAGGCCGGGGTCATTGACCCGGTGAAGGTGACGCGGATTGCTCTGCAGAATGCGGCGTCCGTGGCGGGTCTGCTGCTGACGACGGACTGCGTTGTCACGGAAAAGCCCAAGGACAGCAAGAAGGGCAGCAAGCGCGACCGGTTCGGCGGCGGTCCGGACATGGAAGATATGGATGATATGGATATGATGTAA
- a CDS encoding type II and III secretion system protein: protein GGGMGGMGGGMMGGGMMGGGMMGGGMGGMGGGMMGGMMMTGMSGNWRGEIRAVEIIYLLQQTVRPLSWYLEGGEGRVWQYNARKLIVYQTADVHKEVEAFLKKLKEGIGDQVAIEARFLLVDENFLEEIGLDFDIPRWRVGSKFGGGTGFLQNINQDSINLARPKATFIGSSLGDATTTGTPLRSSLDMGFSWGSAMDDLQVEFLIRATQMHRNTKSLSAPKVMVMNGESANIEVTTERRIKTDASFTTETLTTLAGTDRTLAYFSHTIENIDTGVRLNVMPTITEDKKYVLLRIITYMDLLNNLQTDTAVGLMPTPEGGAVEVTEDYSLPTIQTSSIETRVSVPDRGTVLLGGLTMTAEYEVEAGVPGLSKLPVLGRLFTNRSTVKDKSVLLILVRPTIVLREEAEQDAIASLKPL from the coding sequence TGGGAGGAGGCATGGGGGGCATGGGCGGCGGCATGATGGGCGGCGGCATGATGGGAGGCGGCATGATGGGCGGCGGTATGGGAGGAATGGGGGGAGGCATGATGGGCGGTATGATGATGACCGGCATGAGCGGGAACTGGCGAGGCGAAATCCGCGCTGTTGAAATCATCTATCTGCTCCAGCAGACCGTGCGTCCTCTCAGCTGGTACCTCGAAGGCGGAGAAGGACGGGTCTGGCAGTATAATGCCCGCAAACTGATTGTTTATCAAACCGCCGATGTCCACAAAGAGGTGGAAGCCTTCCTGAAGAAACTCAAAGAAGGCATCGGTGATCAGGTCGCAATTGAAGCCCGCTTCCTGCTGGTCGATGAAAACTTCCTCGAAGAAATCGGATTAGATTTTGACATCCCACGCTGGAGAGTCGGCAGCAAGTTCGGCGGCGGAACAGGCTTTCTCCAGAATATCAACCAGGATTCTATCAATCTGGCCAGGCCGAAAGCCACCTTTATCGGCTCCAGCCTCGGAGATGCCACAACCACAGGAACCCCTCTTCGTTCCTCACTGGACATGGGATTCAGCTGGGGCAGTGCGATGGATGACCTTCAGGTGGAATTCCTGATTCGAGCTACCCAAATGCATCGGAACACCAAGTCGCTGTCGGCTCCGAAGGTCATGGTAATGAACGGGGAATCCGCTAACATTGAAGTTACGACCGAACGTCGGATTAAAACAGATGCCAGCTTCACAACGGAGACGCTGACCACGCTGGCCGGGACCGACCGAACACTGGCTTATTTTTCCCACACAATCGAAAATATTGATACCGGGGTACGGCTGAACGTTATGCCGACTATCACCGAAGATAAAAAATATGTCCTCCTGCGGATTATCACCTATATGGACCTTCTTAACAATTTGCAGACGGATACAGCCGTTGGCCTGATGCCGACCCCGGAAGGCGGTGCAGTAGAAGTCACGGAAGACTACAGTCTGCCGACAATTCAGACTTCCTCAATTGAGACCCGTGTCTCGGTCCCGGACCGCGGAACCGTTTTGCTGGGCGGCTTAACAATGACAGCCGAATATGAAGTCGAAGCAGGCGTACCCGGTTTGAGCAAACTGCCGGTATTGGGGCGGCTCTTTACGAATCGAAGCACGGTCAAGGACAAATCTGTCCTTTTGATTCTCGTTCGCCCGACGATTGTTCTTCGGGAGGAAGCAGAGCAGGATGCGATTGCCTCTCTGAAACCTCTCTAA
- a CDS encoding endonuclease/exonuclease/phosphatase family protein: MTAHKRFVFLSILTGIVFSFTAEGALSPISSGSVNVSSSTQGIVHAATFNIRVGRYTSGSRHWSQRRAMVISLLAAEQYDVVGLQEALPYQLDEILQALPQYDAYAVGRGDEPDKGETCAILYKKKRFYRIDSGTIWFSNSPWEPGSKFAGTLFPRICSWVRLADLETARCFYVYNVHLDNLSQRARTRSIEILNDLIASRKHRDPFLVMGDFNMEINNPAMQILQNDGKNRMLDTWGALYPHRLDEGTYHKFHGSILGSKIDHILVDARVRVLAAAINRRDFSGRYPSDHYPVSALVQIP; encoded by the coding sequence ATGACAGCTCACAAACGATTCGTCTTTTTATCCATCCTGACGGGAATTGTCTTTTCATTTACAGCCGAAGGGGCTTTATCGCCCATATCCTCCGGCAGCGTAAATGTTTCCAGTTCAACCCAGGGGATTGTTCACGCGGCCACGTTCAATATCCGCGTCGGGCGCTACACGTCCGGCAGCCGGCACTGGTCCCAGCGTCGAGCCATGGTCATTTCCCTCCTGGCAGCGGAACAATACGATGTCGTTGGCCTTCAGGAAGCCCTGCCCTATCAGTTGGACGAAATCCTGCAGGCACTGCCCCAGTATGACGCATATGCCGTCGGACGCGGCGATGAACCGGACAAGGGGGAAACCTGTGCCATCCTTTACAAGAAAAAACGTTTTTACAGAATCGATTCCGGTACAATCTGGTTTTCCAATTCCCCCTGGGAGCCCGGTTCCAAATTTGCAGGTACACTCTTCCCCCGGATTTGCAGCTGGGTACGCCTGGCTGACCTGGAGACTGCCCGCTGTTTTTACGTTTACAATGTTCACCTGGATAATTTGTCGCAGCGAGCCCGCACCCGCAGCATTGAAATCTTGAACGACCTGATTGCCTCCCGCAAACACAGGGACCCCTTCCTTGTGATGGGAGATTTCAACATGGAAATTAACAATCCGGCGATGCAGATTCTTCAAAATGACGGGAAAAACAGAATGCTGGATACCTGGGGAGCCCTGTATCCCCACCGATTAGACGAAGGGACATATCACAAATTCCACGGTTCCATCCTCGGCTCAAAAATCGACCACATACTCGTCGATGCAAGGGTTCGAGTACTGGCCGCTGCGATAAATCGAAGGGACTTTTCAGGCCGGTATCCCTCCGACCACTACCCCGTCTCCGCACTCGTTCAAATTCCGTAG
- a CDS encoding ATP-binding protein, giving the protein MNPIVGLNAVSIFFIVLSLGILLVWKLQKLIPTDLFLPAVLFLFLGLFGHISNLFEWSGTAPYLDRYGDLSDVLQPILFAVLVYTMIQHRQREQIVASEAKYRLLVDNQSDLITKLDAKGNFLFVSPSYCRLFGKYEKDLLGRAFLEEVLPEERGRIRQEMDILYLPPYTCRFRHSAQTKYGLRVLSWSYRTLLDEKGKPAAIVGIGRDITEQVQAEQEREKTLHKLESKNRELQSLVYISSHDLQSPLVNIRGFAGELRTTCEQVKMALKESGQYERMEPLLKDVEQSLYFIDTGAEKMQILIDGLLKLSRIGSMELTLQTIHMNGLIKSIIEGLRFQIQKAGCEITVDNLPPCHSDLYQVNQVFTNLLDNAVKFLDPSRPGKIRIQGQERNGVCEYRVIDNGIGIAPEHHEKIFEIFHRLNPDGPVKGVGLGLAIVKRILDKLDGTIQVISESGKGAEFIVTLPAVPAS; this is encoded by the coding sequence ATGAATCCTATTGTCGGACTCAACGCTGTTTCAATTTTTTTTATCGTCCTGTCTTTAGGAATTTTGCTGGTCTGGAAACTTCAAAAACTGATTCCTACGGACCTGTTTTTGCCGGCAGTTCTTTTTCTCTTTCTCGGCCTATTCGGACACATCAGCAATCTTTTCGAATGGTCCGGGACGGCCCCGTATTTAGACCGCTACGGCGATTTGTCCGATGTTCTCCAACCGATTCTGTTTGCGGTTTTGGTTTACACGATGATTCAGCACCGTCAGCGGGAACAAATCGTCGCCAGCGAAGCCAAATATCGTCTTCTGGTGGACAACCAGAGCGACCTGATTACCAAACTGGACGCCAAAGGCAATTTTCTGTTTGTCAGCCCCTCGTACTGCCGGCTGTTCGGAAAATACGAAAAGGACCTTCTCGGACGGGCTTTTCTGGAGGAAGTGTTGCCGGAAGAACGCGGGCGTATTCGTCAGGAAATGGATATTCTTTATCTGCCTCCTTATACCTGCCGATTTCGCCATTCGGCTCAAACCAAATACGGGCTTCGCGTTTTATCCTGGTCTTACCGCACGCTGCTGGATGAAAAAGGGAAACCCGCCGCCATCGTCGGCATCGGACGAGACATCACCGAACAGGTTCAGGCCGAACAGGAACGCGAAAAAACGCTCCACAAACTGGAGTCCAAAAACCGTGAACTCCAAAGTCTTGTCTATATCTCTTCCCATGACCTTCAATCCCCCCTGGTCAATATCCGCGGGTTTGCCGGCGAACTGAGAACCACCTGCGAACAGGTTAAAATGGCCCTCAAAGAATCCGGACAATATGAACGGATGGAACCGCTCTTGAAAGATGTGGAACAGTCCCTCTATTTTATCGATACAGGGGCGGAAAAAATGCAGATTCTGATTGACGGACTGCTGAAACTGTCCCGTATCGGCTCCATGGAACTGACGCTTCAAACCATCCACATGAACGGTCTGATCAAATCCATCATTGAAGGGCTTCGATTCCAGATTCAAAAGGCCGGCTGCGAAATCACAGTGGACAACCTTCCCCCCTGCCACAGCGACCTCTACCAGGTCAATCAGGTCTTTACCAATCTGTTGGACAACGCCGTCAAGTTTCTGGACCCCTCCCGTCCCGGCAAAATCCGCATTCAGGGACAGGAACGAAACGGTGTGTGCGAATACCGAGTCATCGACAACGGCATCGGCATCGCGCCGGAGCACCATGAAAAAATCTTCGAAATCTTCCACCGGCTCAATCCGGACGGTCCCGTCAAAGGGGTGGGGCTCGGTCTGGCAATCGTCAAGCGAATTCTCGACAAGCTGGACGGAACCATTCAGGTGATTTCCGAATCCGGAAAAGGGGCAGAATTTATTGTCACACTTCCGGCAGTTCCCGCCTCCTGA